The proteins below come from a single Pseudomonas chlororaphis genomic window:
- the prfC gene encoding peptide chain release factor 3 (stimulates the release of release factors 1 and 2 from the ribosome after hydrolysis of the ester bond in peptidyl-tRNA has occurred; GDP/GTP-binding protein) — protein MTKQAAEVAKRRTFAIISHPDAGKTTITEKLLLMGKAIAVAGTVKSRKSDRHATSDWMEMEKQRGISITTSVMQFPYRDHMINLLDTPGHEDFSEDTYRTLTAVDSALMVLDGGKGVEPRTIALMDVCRLRDTPIVSFINKLDRDIRDPIELLDEIEAVLKIKAAPITWPIGCYRDFKGVYHLAGDYIIVYTAGHGHERTETRIIEKLDSDEARAHLGDEYERFIEQLELVQGACHEFDQQAFIDGQMTPVFFGTALGNFGVDHVLDAVVDWAPRPLARVANERTVEPVEEKFTGFVFKIQANMDPKHRDRIAFMRICSGKYEKGMKMRHVRTGKDVRIGDALTFFSSEREQLEEAFAGDIIGLHNHGTIQIGDTFTEGEALGFTGIPHFAPELFRRVRLKDPLKSKQLRQGLQQLAEEGATQVFFPERSNDIILGAVGVLQFDVVASRLKEEYKVECSYEPITVYSARWVDCSDKKKLEEFSNKAVENLALDGGGHLTYLAPTRVNLALMEERWPDVKFRATREHH, from the coding sequence ATGACCAAACAGGCCGCCGAAGTCGCGAAACGCCGCACTTTCGCCATTATTTCCCACCCCGATGCCGGTAAGACCACCATCACCGAAAAACTTTTGCTGATGGGCAAGGCGATTGCGGTCGCCGGCACGGTGAAGTCGCGCAAGTCCGACCGCCATGCCACCTCCGACTGGATGGAAATGGAAAAACAACGGGGTATCTCCATTACCACGTCGGTCATGCAGTTCCCGTATCGCGATCACATGATCAACCTGCTCGACACCCCAGGCCACGAAGACTTCTCCGAAGACACCTACCGCACCCTGACGGCCGTGGACTCGGCGCTGATGGTCCTCGACGGCGGTAAGGGCGTCGAGCCACGGACCATCGCGCTGATGGACGTCTGCCGCCTGCGGGACACGCCGATCGTCAGCTTCATCAACAAACTCGATCGTGACATCCGCGACCCGATCGAACTGCTCGACGAGATCGAAGCGGTTCTCAAGATCAAGGCCGCGCCCATCACCTGGCCGATCGGCTGCTACCGCGATTTCAAGGGCGTGTACCACCTGGCGGGCGACTACATCATCGTCTACACCGCCGGCCACGGGCATGAGCGCACCGAAACCCGGATCATCGAGAAGCTCGACTCCGACGAGGCCCGCGCCCACCTGGGCGACGAGTACGAGCGCTTCATCGAGCAACTGGAGCTGGTGCAGGGCGCCTGCCACGAGTTCGACCAGCAGGCATTCATCGACGGCCAGATGACGCCGGTGTTCTTCGGCACCGCCCTGGGCAACTTCGGGGTCGACCATGTCCTCGACGCCGTGGTCGACTGGGCCCCGCGCCCGCTGGCACGGGTCGCCAACGAGCGCACCGTCGAGCCGGTGGAAGAGAAGTTCACAGGCTTCGTGTTCAAGATCCAGGCGAACATGGACCCCAAGCACCGCGACCGCATCGCGTTCATGCGCATTTGCTCCGGCAAGTACGAAAAAGGCATGAAGATGCGCCACGTGCGCACCGGCAAGGACGTGCGCATCGGCGACGCCCTGACCTTCTTCTCCTCGGAGCGCGAGCAACTGGAAGAGGCCTTCGCCGGTGACATCATCGGCTTGCACAACCACGGCACCATTCAGATCGGCGACACCTTCACCGAAGGCGAAGCCCTGGGCTTCACCGGGATCCCGCACTTCGCCCCGGAACTGTTCCGCCGCGTACGCCTGAAAGACCCGCTCAAGTCCAAGCAACTGCGCCAGGGTCTCCAGCAACTGGCCGAAGAAGGCGCCACCCAGGTGTTCTTCCCGGAGCGCAGCAACGACATCATCCTCGGCGCGGTCGGCGTGCTGCAGTTCGACGTCGTCGCCAGCCGCCTGAAGGAGGAATACAAGGTCGAGTGCTCCTACGAGCCGATCACCGTCTATTCCGCCCGCTGGGTGGATTGCAGCGATAAGAAAAAGCTCGAGGAGTTCTCCAACAAGGCTGTGGAAAACCTCGCGCTGGACGGCGGTGGCCACCTGACCTACCTGGCGCCGACCCGGGTCAACCTGGCGTTGATGGAAGAGCGCTGGCCGGATGTGAAATTCCGAGCGACGCGCGAGCACCACTAA
- a CDS encoding ABC transporter — MDSISVRNLSKTYRIKERSERAFGWLTDLVSPKASEKTAVDDISFTVKQGEVVGFLGPNGAGKTTTLKMLSGLLYPTAGKISVLGRKPQLRNKEFLKSISLIMGQRQQLIWDLPAMETFRLNQKIFEIPDAQFKKTYGYLDELLQVSKLAKAPVRTLSLGEKMKCELVASLLHDPKVLFLDEPTIGLDVGVQKIVRSFIRDYSRERNVSVLLTSHYMQDIEALCERVVVVSDGKISFDDTLESLRKRMSDHRIITVELSENIVASALGRYGLVRSTDGFVHEMLVPAAEVVAVCSRVLAEQPVIDISIGDPPIEEALLKLFVASQSDTRKKVPGASGERVA, encoded by the coding sequence ATGGATAGCATCAGTGTAAGAAATTTGTCCAAGACTTATCGAATAAAAGAGCGCTCAGAAAGGGCGTTTGGTTGGTTGACAGACCTTGTATCTCCCAAGGCTTCTGAAAAAACAGCGGTTGACGATATTTCCTTCACCGTCAAGCAGGGTGAGGTCGTGGGCTTTCTCGGCCCGAATGGCGCAGGTAAAACCACTACATTGAAAATGCTGTCGGGGTTACTCTACCCGACTGCCGGAAAAATATCGGTTCTGGGTCGGAAGCCTCAACTGCGGAATAAGGAATTTCTCAAGTCCATCTCGCTGATCATGGGGCAGCGTCAACAGTTGATCTGGGACTTGCCGGCCATGGAAACCTTTCGGCTGAATCAGAAGATATTTGAAATTCCTGATGCGCAGTTCAAAAAGACTTATGGTTATTTGGATGAGTTGCTTCAGGTGTCGAAGTTGGCCAAGGCGCCAGTGCGTACCTTATCGCTTGGCGAGAAAATGAAGTGTGAGCTGGTTGCGTCATTACTTCATGATCCCAAGGTTCTTTTTCTCGATGAGCCTACCATTGGGCTTGATGTCGGTGTGCAGAAGATAGTTCGTTCGTTTATTCGGGACTATAGTCGCGAGCGCAATGTAAGCGTACTGCTAACGTCGCATTACATGCAGGATATTGAGGCCCTGTGTGAGCGAGTCGTTGTGGTTTCCGATGGCAAAATATCCTTTGATGACACCCTGGAGTCATTGCGTAAACGCATGTCGGATCACCGCATCATCACTGTGGAGCTATCCGAAAATATCGTGGCTTCAGCGCTGGGCAGATATGGTCTGGTGCGTTCCACGGACGGCTTTGTGCATGAAATGCTGGTCCCGGCTGCCGAGGTCGTGGCCGTTTGTTCGCGGGTTCTGGCCGAGCAGCCGGTCATCGACATTTCCATTGGTGATCCGCCGATCGAAGAGGCGCTGTTGAAGCTGTTCGTGGCCTCTCAGTCCGATACCCGGAAAAAGGTCCCGGGTGCTTCCGGGGAGCGTGTCGCATGA
- a CDS encoding glycine/betaine ABC transporter ATP-binding protein — MIELQNLSKTFKSNGKDVKAVDSVNLTVNEGEICVFLGPSGCGKSTTLKMINRLIPPTSGKVLINGEDTTGLDEVTLRRNIGYVIQQIGLFPNMTIEENIVVVPKLLGWDKQKCHDRARELMSMIKLEPKQYLHRYPRELSGGQQQRIGVIRALAADAPLLLMDEPFGAVDPINREMIQNEFFEMQRALNKTVIMVSHDIDEAIKLGDKIAIFRAGKLIQCDHPDTLLAHPADDFVSNFVGQDSTLKRLLLVKAEDAADNAPSVSPETPVAEALELMDEHDRRHVVVTCAQNKALGYVRRRDLHRQTGTCAQFLREFNATAAYDEHLRILLSRMYEFNRSWLPVMDAERVFLGEVTQESIAEYLSSGRSRGGKTSIVSPAEVAAG; from the coding sequence ATGATCGAACTTCAAAACCTCAGCAAAACCTTCAAGAGCAACGGCAAGGATGTGAAGGCCGTGGACTCGGTGAACCTGACCGTCAATGAAGGCGAGATCTGCGTGTTCCTCGGGCCATCGGGGTGTGGCAAGAGCACCACGCTGAAGATGATCAACCGCCTGATCCCGCCCACCTCGGGCAAGGTGCTGATCAACGGCGAAGACACCACCGGGCTCGACGAGGTGACCCTGCGCCGCAACATCGGCTATGTGATCCAGCAGATCGGCCTGTTCCCGAACATGACCATCGAGGAAAACATCGTGGTGGTGCCCAAGCTGCTCGGCTGGGACAAGCAGAAATGCCACGACCGTGCCCGCGAGCTGATGAGCATGATCAAGCTCGAACCCAAGCAGTACCTGCACCGCTACCCACGGGAACTGTCGGGCGGCCAGCAACAGCGGATCGGCGTGATCCGCGCCCTGGCGGCCGATGCGCCGTTGCTGCTGATGGACGAGCCCTTCGGCGCGGTGGACCCGATCAACCGCGAGATGATCCAGAACGAGTTCTTCGAGATGCAACGGGCGCTGAACAAGACCGTGATCATGGTCAGCCACGACATCGACGAAGCCATCAAGCTGGGCGACAAGATCGCGATTTTCCGCGCCGGCAAGCTGATCCAGTGCGATCACCCTGACACGCTGCTGGCGCACCCGGCCGATGACTTTGTCAGCAACTTCGTTGGCCAGGACAGCACCCTCAAGCGACTGCTGCTGGTCAAGGCCGAGGACGCGGCCGACAACGCCCCGTCGGTGAGCCCGGAAACCCCGGTGGCCGAGGCGCTGGAATTGATGGACGAACATGACCGGCGCCACGTGGTGGTGACCTGCGCCCAGAACAAGGCGCTGGGCTATGTGCGCCGCCGTGACCTGCACCGCCAGACCGGTACTTGCGCACAGTTCCTGCGCGAGTTCAACGCCACGGCGGCCTACGACGAACACTTGCGGATCCTGCTGTCGCGCATGTACGAGTTCAACCGCTCGTGGCTGCCGGTGATGGACGCCGAACGGGTCTTCCTCGGCGAGGTGACCCAGGAATCCATCGCCGAATACCTGAGCTCCGGACGCTCGCGTGGCGGCAAGACCAGCATCGTGTCGCCGGCCGAAGTGGCAGCCGGCTGA
- a CDS encoding glycine/betaine ABC transporter permease codes for MAIRYGKGLMGGAVVVALLALLVHWIGIDTIQHYRDDLLFYLQAHLMLVLASMLAALIVGIPAGIALSRPGMVGRAERFMQVFNIGNTVPPLAVLAIALGILGIGSGPAIFALFLASLLPIVRNTYEGLKNVQGSLKEAAVGIGMTPRQVLWKVELPNAVPIIVGGVRVALAINVGTAPLAFLIGANSLGSLIFPGIALNNQPQLLLGAACTALLALLLDGLVTLASRLWLERGLRRPEAAG; via the coding sequence GTGGCTATCCGCTATGGCAAAGGGCTGATGGGAGGTGCGGTCGTCGTCGCCCTCCTGGCCCTGTTGGTCCACTGGATCGGCATCGATACGATCCAGCACTACCGCGACGATTTGCTGTTCTACCTGCAAGCCCACTTGATGCTGGTGCTCGCTTCCATGCTCGCGGCCCTGATCGTGGGCATCCCCGCCGGCATCGCCCTCAGCCGCCCAGGCATGGTCGGGCGCGCCGAACGCTTCATGCAAGTGTTCAACATCGGCAACACCGTTCCGCCCCTGGCCGTGCTGGCCATCGCCCTGGGCATCCTCGGCATCGGCAGCGGGCCCGCGATCTTCGCCCTGTTCCTCGCCTCGCTGCTGCCGATCGTGCGCAACACCTATGAAGGCCTGAAGAACGTCCAGGGCTCCCTCAAGGAAGCCGCCGTCGGCATCGGCATGACCCCACGCCAGGTGCTGTGGAAGGTCGAGTTGCCCAATGCCGTGCCCATCATCGTCGGTGGCGTGCGCGTGGCCCTGGCGATCAACGTCGGCACCGCCCCATTGGCGTTCCTGATCGGTGCCAACAGCCTCGGCAGCCTGATCTTCCCCGGCATCGCCTTGAACAACCAGCCGCAGTTGTTGCTCGGCGCGGCCTGCACCGCCCTGCTGGCGCTGCTGCTCGACGGCCTGGTGACACTGGCCAGCCGACTCTGGCTGGAGCGCGGTTTGCGGCGTCCTGAAGCCGCTGGATAA
- a CDS encoding glycine/betaine ABC transporter substrate-binding protein: MKKLSLILGCALLLAGFAQAAEKPVIRLGARVFTEQTLLAEITAQYLRSKGYDAQITGGLGSNLARSAHETGQLDLLWEYTGVSLVAYNHVTEKLDSAQSYARVKELDAKKGLAWLAPSKFSNTYALALPEKIARQYPQINNISQLNTVLQAESQENHLVALDTEFANRSDGLAGMVEQYGMNLTRKNIRQMDAGLVYTALRNGQVFAGLVYTTDGRLNAFKLKLLEDDKHYFPDYTAAPVVRQAFLDAHPQLAEQLKPLAALFDDETMRQLNARVDVDHQSPSTVAADFLRQHPIP; the protein is encoded by the coding sequence ATGAAGAAGTTGAGCTTGATACTGGGCTGCGCCCTGCTGCTGGCCGGGTTCGCCCAAGCGGCGGAAAAACCGGTGATCCGCCTTGGCGCGCGCGTGTTCACCGAACAGACGCTGTTGGCGGAAATCACCGCGCAATACCTGCGCAGCAAAGGCTACGACGCGCAGATCACCGGCGGCCTGGGCAGCAACCTGGCCCGCAGCGCCCATGAAACCGGACAACTGGACCTGCTCTGGGAGTACACCGGTGTGTCGCTGGTGGCCTACAACCACGTCACGGAAAAACTCGACAGCGCCCAGTCCTACGCCCGGGTAAAAGAACTCGACGCGAAAAAAGGCCTGGCGTGGCTGGCACCGTCGAAGTTCAGCAACACCTACGCCCTGGCCCTGCCGGAAAAAATCGCTCGCCAGTACCCGCAGATCAACAACATCAGCCAGTTGAACACGGTGTTGCAGGCCGAATCGCAGGAGAACCACCTGGTGGCGCTGGACACCGAGTTCGCCAACCGCTCCGATGGCCTGGCAGGCATGGTCGAGCAGTACGGCATGAACCTGACCCGCAAGAACATCCGCCAGATGGACGCCGGGCTGGTCTACACCGCCCTGCGCAATGGCCAGGTGTTCGCCGGCCTGGTGTACACCACTGACGGGCGGCTGAACGCGTTCAAGTTGAAGTTGCTCGAAGACGACAAGCACTACTTCCCCGACTACACCGCCGCGCCGGTGGTGCGCCAGGCATTCCTCGACGCCCACCCGCAACTGGCCGAGCAACTCAAGCCCCTGGCCGCGCTGTTCGACGACGAAACCATGCGCCAACTCAACGCCCGGGTCGACGTCGACCACCAAAGCCCTTCCACCGTTGCCGCCGATTTCCTGCGCCAGCACCCCATCCCCTGA
- a CDS encoding cysteine synthase encodes MQIYSANQYHKLANFIGDVPVYLKIEGLNPAGSIKLKTAISLIEESERLGLLSPGRKVIESSSGNLGVALSMICAQRGYPFTCITDTNVNQVSVNLMKAYGAEVIVCDTRDRNGGFLGARIALIQEMIRQDPRYFWTNQYANPANPLAHYNRTAPEILQQHPNCKWLFVGAGTTGTLIGCARYLREKAPEVKLIAVDTVGSINFQEVPKKRLIPGLGTSRRPEILERDLVEHIEFVDEVETIRMCRSVALDYGLLLGGSTGTVLVAVKRLRKQIPAGDEVVVISPDMGERYLETIYSDKWCDANFGSQMYQHAMVG; translated from the coding sequence ATGCAAATTTACAGTGCGAATCAGTATCACAAGCTGGCTAACTTCATTGGCGACGTGCCGGTCTACCTGAAGATAGAAGGGTTGAATCCGGCCGGGTCGATAAAACTCAAGACTGCAATATCGCTGATCGAAGAAAGTGAGCGTCTGGGCCTACTTTCGCCCGGACGAAAAGTAATCGAGTCCAGCTCGGGAAACCTCGGTGTTGCGTTATCGATGATTTGTGCGCAGCGCGGTTATCCGTTTACCTGCATAACCGATACCAACGTCAATCAGGTCAGTGTCAACCTGATGAAGGCTTACGGCGCCGAAGTCATTGTCTGTGACACCCGCGACCGAAATGGCGGTTTTCTCGGGGCGCGCATTGCGCTGATTCAGGAAATGATCCGTCAGGATCCGAGGTATTTCTGGACCAACCAGTACGCCAACCCGGCCAACCCACTGGCGCACTACAACCGGACTGCGCCGGAAATCCTGCAGCAGCACCCCAACTGCAAATGGTTGTTTGTCGGTGCCGGTACCACCGGGACGCTTATCGGCTGCGCGCGATATCTGCGTGAAAAAGCGCCAGAGGTAAAACTGATTGCCGTCGATACCGTGGGTTCGATCAACTTTCAGGAGGTGCCCAAGAAGAGGCTCATTCCCGGTTTGGGGACGAGTCGGCGCCCGGAAATTCTCGAGCGGGATCTAGTCGAGCATATCGAGTTCGTTGATGAGGTCGAGACGATCCGCATGTGTCGCAGTGTTGCGCTGGACTACGGACTGCTACTCGGGGGGTCCACGGGGACCGTACTGGTTGCGGTCAAGCGCCTGAGGAAACAGATTCCGGCGGGCGACGAAGTTGTCGTGATCAGCCCCGATATGGGTGAGCGGTATCTCGAAACGATCTACTCGGATAAGTGGTGTGACGCCAACTTTGGTAGCCAGATGTATCAACACGCGATGGTGGGTTGA
- a CDS encoding choline ABC transporter permease, with amino-acid sequence MELLNAFSHLDWQQVMHLTWQHVTLVGIAVSLAIFIGVPLGIFMTRFPALAGPLQASATVLLTIPSIALFGLLLPFYSKFGQGLGPMPAITAVFLYSLLPIMRNTYLALTGVEPGIREAARGIGMTFGQRLRMVELPIAVPVILAGVRTAVVMNIGVMTIAATIGAGGLGVLILASISRSDMSMLIVGAVLVSLLAIFADLLLQWLQRSLTPKGLLK; translated from the coding sequence ATGGAACTGTTGAACGCCTTTTCCCATCTCGATTGGCAGCAAGTGATGCACCTGACCTGGCAGCACGTCACGCTGGTGGGCATCGCCGTGAGCCTGGCGATTTTCATCGGTGTGCCCCTGGGCATTTTCATGACCCGCTTCCCGGCGCTGGCCGGTCCGTTGCAAGCCAGCGCGACGGTGCTGCTGACGATCCCGTCGATTGCACTGTTCGGCCTGTTGTTGCCGTTTTACTCCAAGTTCGGCCAGGGCCTGGGGCCGATGCCGGCGATCACCGCCGTGTTCCTGTATTCCCTGTTGCCGATCATGCGCAACACCTACCTGGCCCTCACGGGTGTCGAACCCGGCATCCGTGAAGCCGCCCGCGGCATCGGCATGACCTTCGGCCAGCGCCTGCGCATGGTCGAGTTGCCCATCGCCGTGCCGGTGATCCTGGCTGGCGTGCGCACCGCCGTGGTCATGAACATCGGCGTCATGACCATCGCCGCCACCATCGGGGCCGGTGGCCTGGGCGTGCTCATCCTCGCTTCCATCAGCCGCAGCGACATGTCGATGCTGATCGTCGGCGCCGTACTGGTCAGCCTCCTGGCCATCTTCGCCGACCTGCTCCTGCAATGGCTGCAACGCTCGCTGACTCCAAAAGGACTCCTCAAATGA